One region of Callithrix jacchus isolate 240 chromosome 16, calJac240_pri, whole genome shotgun sequence genomic DNA includes:
- the ZNF623 gene encoding zinc finger protein 623, protein MSDKVTAMELPSPESGKVCEPRLEELLGNPEGQSLGSSPSQDRGCKQVTVTHWKIQTRETAQVCTKSGRHPVLNSDLLMLQRELIEGEANPCDICGKTFTFNSDLVRHRILHAGEKPYTCDQCGKGFGQSSHLMEHQRIHTGERLYVCNVCGKDFIRYAGLIEHQHVHSGEKPFKCAQCGKAFCHSSDLIRHQRVHTRERPFECKECGKGFSQSSLLIRHQRIHTGERPYECNECGKSFIRSSSLIRHYQIHTEVKQYECKECGKAFRHRSDLIEHQRIHTGERPFECNECGKAFIRSSKLIQHQRIHTGERPYVCNQCGKRFSQTSNFTQHQRIHTGEKLYECNECGKAFFLSSYLIRHQKIHTGERVYECKECGKAFLQKAHLTEHQKIHSGDRPFECKACGKAFIQSSKLLLHQIIHTGEKPYVCSYCGKGFIQRSNFLQHQKIHTEEKLYECSQYGRDFNSATNFKNNQSVHQEGLPLSKAPIHLGERSADHGEHTDNL, encoded by the coding sequence CACAGCGATGGAGCTCCCCTCCCCCGAGTCTGGGAAAGTCTGTGAGCCCAGATTAGAGGAGCTGTTGGGAAATCCAGAAGGTCAGAGCCTGGGGAGTTCGCCCTCTCAGGACAGGGGCTGCAAGCAGGTGACAGTGACCCATTGGAAGATCCAAACACGGGAGACAGCTCAAGTGTGCACTAAATCAGGGAGACACCCTGTTCTGAACTCAGACCTTCTTATGCTTCAAAGAGAGCTCATAGAGGGGGAAGCCAATCCTTGCGATATCTGTGGAAAAACCTTCACATTTAATTCGGACCTAGTTAGGCATCGGATTTTGCATGCTGGGGAGAAACCTTACACGTGTGATCAGTGTGGGAAAGGCTTTGGCCAGAGCTCACACCTCATGGAgcatcagagaattcacactggagagagaCTCTATGTCTGTAATGTGTGTGGGAAAGACTTCATTCGCTATGCAGGTCTCATTGAGCATCAGCATGTTCATTCGGGAGAAAAGCCCTTCAAATGTGCGCAGTGTGGGAAGGCATTTTGTCACAGTTCAGACCTGATTAGGCACCAGAGAGTTCACACCAGAGAGAGACCTTTTGAATGCAAAGAGTGTGGAAAAGGCTTCAGTCAAAGCTCCTTACTTATTCGTCATCAGAGGATTCATACAGGAGAAAGGCCCTATGAGTGCAATGAGTGTGGGAAATCCTTCATAAGGAGCTCAAGCCTCATTCGCCATTATCAGATCCACACAGAGGTGAAGCAGTATGAATGCAAAGAATGTGGGAAGGCGTTCCGTCATCGCTCAGACCTGATTGAGCACCAGAGAATTCACACCGGAGAGAGACCCTTTGAATGCAATGAGTGTGGGAAGGCTTTCATTCGGAGTTCAAAGCTCATTCAGCATCAGCGGATCCATACTGGGGAAAGGCCTTACGTATGCAATCAGTGTGGGAAGCGTTTTAGCCAGACGTCAAACTTCACCCAgcatcagagaattcacactggagagaaactctATGAATGTAATGAGTGTGGGAAGGCTTTCTTTCTGAGTTCATACCTTATTCGACACCAGAAAATCCACACTGGAGAGAGGGTGTATGAATGTAAAGAGTGTGGGAAGGCGTTTCTCCAGAAGGCCCATCTCACTGAGCACCAGAAGATCCACTCTGGGGACAGGCCCTTCGAATGTAAAGCCTGTGGGAAAGCCTTCATCCAGAGCTCCAAGCTGCTGCTGCACCAGATtattcatactggagaaaagcCCTATGTGTGTAGTTATTGTGGGAAAGGCTTCATTCAGAGGTCAAACTTCCTTCAACACCAGAAAATTCATACTGAAGAGAAGCTCTATGAGTGTAGTCAGTATGGGAGAGATTTTAACTCAgccacaaactttaaaaataatcaaagtgTTCACCAAGAGGGACTTCCCTTGAGTAAGGCCCCCATACATTTGGGTGAGAGGTCTGCAGATCACGGGGAACACACAGAtaacttataa